The window AAGATGTTGTGCCGAGCGCTATGCCGAGCAGGGCAAGGCGGCGGGTTGATCGGGTCATTCCGTATACCTCCTGTAAAACAGAAAATGAAAACTGTTATCGAATGGATAACGGAATGATAGCAAAATTCTGATAGAGAAATCAAATAAAAATATTCAATTGTAGAACAGTATATGGGAATGGAATGCGAAAAAGATTCAGTACAATGAAAAAGCCTCCCCCATATTGCACGGGGGAGGCTGAGATCTGCGGATCGGATGCCGCGCTCAGTGATGGAACAGGCGGATGTGGGTCATCGCCATCGCGATGCCGTACTTGTCGCACGTCTCGATGACGTTGTCGTCGCGGATCGAGCCGCCGCTCTGCGCGATGTAGGAGACACCGCTCTGGTGGGCGCGCTCCACGTTGTCGCCGAACGGGAAGAACGCGTCCGAGCCGAGGGAAACGCCATGGATGGTGCGGAGGAAGTCACGCTTTTCCGTACGCGTGAACGGTGCAGGCTTCTCTGTGAAAAGTCGCTGCCAGTCCGCTGCGAGGAGCGCGTAGTCGTCCTCGTCGCCCGCTACATAGACATCGATGGCGTTGTCGCGGTCGGGCCGGCGAATGTCCTCACGGAACGGGAGGGCGAGCACCTGCGGGCTCTGGCGCAGCTGCCAGATGTCCGCCTTGTTGCCCGCGAGGCGCGTGCAGTGGACGCGCGACTGCTGACCCGCACCAACCCCGATTGCCTGTCCGTCGACGGCGTAGCAGACGGAGTTGGACTGGGTGTATTTCAGCGTGATGAGCGCGAGCAGGAGGTCGCGGCGTGCCGCGTCGGGGATGTCCTTGTTCGCCGTCGGGCGGTCGCTCAGGCACTCCTCTGTGATCGCCACGTTGTTGCGCTGCTGCTCGAAGGTCACGCCGTACACATCTTTGCGCTCCAGTGCGGGCGGCGCGTAGCTCTCGTCCATCTGGAGGATGAGGTAGCTGCCCTTGCGTTTGCTCTTTAGGATTTCAAGTGCTTTCTCCGTATAGCCCGGCGCGATGATGCCGTCGGACACCTCGCCGCGCAGGAACTCCGCGAGGCTCTCGTCGCAGACATCGGAGACGGCGGCAAAGTCGCCGTAGGAGCTCATGCGGTCCGCGCCGCGCGCACGCACATAGGCACACGCGACAGGCGAGAGATCGCCCTGCGGCGCATGGGTCGCACGCGCCAGTGTCTCCGAGAGCGGGAGGCCGAGTGCCGCTCCTGCGGGGCTGACGTGCTTGAACGAGGCGGCGGCGGGCAGACCCGACATCGCCCGCAGCTCGCGCACGAGCTGCCAGCTGTTCAGCGCGTCGAGCAGGTTGATGTAGCCGGGGCGACCGTTCAGCACGGTGAAGGGCAGTCCGCCCTCTGCATAGACGCGTGCGGGCGTTTGGTTCGGGTTGCAGCCGTATTTGAGTTCGATTTCGTTCATCGTACGTGCTCCTTTTCTCTTGCAGTGAGTTTTTGGGCTCGGATTGACCGCCTGCCGTGCGGCAGCACTCTCTGCATTATATCACATAAGACGGCGCGTTGCTGTCTTTTTTATTGCCCGTTGCACGGAGCAAGGTTCAAAAGATACTGTATTTTTCTGTGCAGAAGGATTATAATAGGACAAGAGAAAGTGAGGGGATGCGCATGGTACCGCGTCTGGGTCATATCGCGTTTTTGAATGTGCTGCCGCTGACGTACGCGCTCGCGCACGGGGCTGCGGAAGGGTTGGATGTCCTGCGTGCGACGCCCGCGCAGCTGAACGGGCGGCTGGAGGCACGGAATCTCGATGTATCGGGGGTGTCCTCGATCACGTATGCGCGTCATGCGGACGATCTTCTCGTCCTGCCCGATGTGTGCATCGCCTCGGACGGCGATGTGCGCAGCGTGATTCTCGTGAGCCGCGTTCCTGCGGAGCAGATCAAAAACGCGCGTGTCCTGCTTTCGGACAAGTCCGCGTCCTCGCACGCCCTCCTCAAGATCATCCTGCGGCGTGCGTACGATGCCGCACCGCAGTACGAAACGCGGGCACTTGTGCCGTCCGATCCCGTACCCGAGGGGGCGGCGGGTGCTCTTTTCATCGGGGACGATGCGCTCGAACTCTATCATCATCCGCCCGAGGGGGTCTACATCTATGACCTCGCGCAGGAGTGGAAGCGGCTGACGGGCGCACGCATGGTGTTCGGCATCTGGGCGGCGGCGCGTGCCTTTGCCGAGGCGCATCCCGCGGCGCTGCAGATGGTACACGCGCGGATTGTGCGGGCGTTCCGCGACTGGAATGCGGTGAAGGAGGAGGCGATCACCGAGGTGCTTGCGGACGGGCGGTTCACGCGGGCGCAGCTGCGGGAGTACCTTGGCAGCGCGGTGGTCTGGCGGCTCGATGCGGCGACGCTCGCGGGGCTGCGCCTGTTCTATCAGTATGCGGCGGAGGATGGGCTGGTCGACCGCGCTCCTGCGATTGTGCTTGCCCGCGTTTGACGTACGCCCTGTTTTTATAGTAAAATATTCCCATCCTTAAAAATGTGATCGAGAGAGAAAAGAAGTGAAGGGAGCGCGATGGAATGGTACGAAAACTCCTTTTGGCAGCACAAAAGATCATGTGGAAGGTTCGGCTGCGCAGACCGCTGCGGCGCGTTCAGGGAGCGCTCACCGTCGGGACGATGCTTGCCGTTACGGCACTGCCGGCGCTCCATGCGCCCGCTGCGGCGGCGCACATTCTCGTAAAGGAAGGGATGCGCGGCGCGGTGGTGCAGCACGTACAGGAGCTGCTGATCCAAGGGGGCTATCTCGACGGCGCGGCGGACGGTGTTGCAGGTCCTCTGACGCGCACGGCGATTGAGGACTGCCAGAAGGCGCACGGACTCACGGTGGACGGCATCTGCGGTGCGGCGACGTACCGCGTGCTCTCGGGCGGTGCGGAGTACGATCCCGTCGCGCTCGGGATTCACGAGGAGCGGACGGAGCAGACGGTCAGCCGCGGCGGCGGGCGGGCGCTCTATGTGTCCGCGACGGCGTACAGCGCACACGATCCCGGCAACGGCAATCACACGGCGACCGGAACGCTCGTGCGGCGCGGCGTGATCGCCGTCGATCCGGCGGTGATCCCCCTCGGTACGCGGGTGTTCATCCCGGGCTATGGAGAGGCGGTCGCGGAGGACATCGGCTATGCGATCAGCGGCAACTGCATTGATGTTGCATTTGATACGCACGCCGAGGCGCTGATGTTCGGGCGGCAGAACCTCGAAATCTTTATCATGGAGTAGTGTAGGATACGATGAATCTATCGACGGAGCGCGCGAATGAATGGATTCGCGCAGCGGCGGCGGCGGGGGTCTACTTCCTGACGCTGATCGCGTGTTATATCAACATGGGACAGGACATGGGCGCGGAGTATTTTCTCCCCGCGCTCCTTCCTGTCCTCGCCGTTCTCATGCTCATGCAGTACGGGACAGGCGTGCCGCTCTTCTCACGCGGCATGATCGGGGCGATGGTGCCGGGGCTGCTCTGGTGCGTGACCTTTCCGCTCCTCTATGTGTGGACGTATCAGAGGGACTGGTACCGCTCGCTGATCTTCTACGACTTCCTCATTGGGACGGCGCAGATGCTCATGCTTGCCGCGCTCGGCGGCGTGCTCTTTCATCTCGGGCGCAAACGCCTGACAGCGGCGCTGCTCTCCGTGATCGGCTTTCTCATGGCACTCATCCCGCTCACCCAGATCGCCTACTATATGACGGTCTGGCACGCACTCAGCCCCGCGTCCCTCATGGCGCTCTATCTGACGAATTGGCACGAGGCGGGGGACTACATCGAGTCGACGGTGGGGGTTCTGCCCGCTGTGCTTGTTGTGCTTGTATTGCTGCTGCTCATCTATCTGTCATACCGCAGCTATCTGGTGTTCGCCCGACGCATTTATCCGAGCGCGGAGGGCTCGCGCATGGGCAGCCTTGTATTCGTGATGCTCGTTGCGGCGGGGGTGCATATCACGCTGATTCCCGAGTGCTCGATTGCAGGGCTTTACAATGACGTGACGACGTACGTTGAGGAAACACAGTCGTATGGGCTGCACCAGGACGAGCGATATGCTTCGCTCATTATAGATATGGAGAACACCCTCGCGGCGCGTGCGCCGGGGACGGTGATCTTCGTCATCGGTGAGTCCGCCTCGCGCAACTATATGCACTACTACACGCCGTCCTTCCCGTACGAGAATACGCCGTGGATGGAGCAGATGGCGGCGGAGCGCGAGGGCTTCTATGTCTATCCGCACACCTATTCCTGCTGGACGCAGACCGTGCCCGTCCTGGAGCGTGCACTGACGGAAAAGAGCCAGTACAACGACAAGGAGTTCTTTGAGTCGGCATCGCTGCTCGATGTGGCGAAGAAGATCGGCTACCATACCTATTGGTTCAGCAATCAGGGACGTTACGGGCAGTTCGACAGTGCGATCACGATGGTGGCAAAGACGGCGGACGTGGCGGAGTGGACGGACGACTCCTATACCTTTACCACGAAATTTGACGAAACGCTGCTGCCGTATCTCACGCGCATTGATCCGCACGAGAACAACTTCATCGTCCTGCATCTGATGGGCAGCCACATCTACTACAACAACCGTTATCCCGATGAATGGGCGAAGTTCGCCGCCGAGGACGGCGAATCGGCGATGACCAGCGCACCGTCGTACGCGAACAGCATTCTCTATACGGACTACATTCTCTCGCAGATCTTCAGCTATGCGGAGAAGAATCTGAACCTCCGCGCGATGGTCTATTTCTCCGATCACGGGGAAAATCTGAAGATCTCGCACAACCCCGATGTGTTCAGCTTTGATATGGTGCGCATTCCGTTCTTCATCTACCTCTCGCCGGAGTACCGCGCCGCCCTCCCGAACCGCGCAGCGACCCTTGCGGGACGCAGGGATGCGTATTTCACCAACGATATGATGTACGATACGGTCTGCGGGCTGCTCGGCGCACCGAACAACCGCTACGACCCGCGGCAGGACTTTTCGAGCCCCGCCTACGGCTTCACGCGTGAGACGCTGACGACGATGTTCGGCAACCACGCGCTCACGGAGGACACGACGGATGAAGGGATGAAGGCGGAGGGAAAGGCGCAGTAGCTATGCAGTGCTCCACTAGGGATTGCATGGAGTACGCATAGCGGTGTTTCACGCCATTCTTATGATAAAGGAAGCACTGATAAATTCAGCCCAATCATCTTGGTGCATCTTTTTCGCCCTCTCTGCGTCGACAAATCCTCCACATAGCCTCTGCTATGCGTCCGGTTTGTCTCCTTGACAGGACAAAAAATCTACACCAATCTGACGGACTTCATTTTATCAGTGATTCCTAAAATTGAAACCTCATATGTTCCAAAGGAGGAGCCGTCATGCACTTCTACTGTGAGCACTGCAAAAAAGAATACCCCATCGCAACGCACAGCTATCTGTGCGAATGCGGGGGGCTTTTTCGTCTGTATCGGAGCGCGATGGATGCGGGTGACCGCCATGAGGCGGTGACGCTCGGCGAGACCGAGACGCCTCTCCTGCCGCTCGTCATCGAGGGGAGCCGCTTCTACCTTAAGATGGAGGATCGCCAGCCGACGGGCTCGTTCAAGGATCGCGGGGCGAAACGTCTCATCGGCGAGCTCGCGTATCTCGGCATCGAACGCGTCGCCATCGACTCGGCGGGCAATGCGGGCGCGGCGGTCGCGGCGTATGCGGCGGCAGCGGGCATGGCGTGCCGCGTCTACGTCCCCGACGACATCTCCGCCGAGCGCGTGCGGCAGATCACGGCGTACGGCGCGGAGGTGGTGCGTGTGCCGAACGGGCGCATGAATGCGGGCAGTACGCTGCGTGCGGAGCTGGGCAGCGACTACTACGCCTCCCACGTCTACAATCCGCTCTTTGCCGACGGCATCAAGAGTATGGCACACGAGATCTATCATCAGCTCGGCGATGCCGTTCCCGACTACATCTTCGTCCCCATCGGCAACGGCTCCCTTCTCCTCGGGCTTTACCAAGGATTTGCCGAGCTCGGGCGGCTGCCGCATTTCGTTGGTGTGCAGAGTACGAAATGTGCGCCCGTCGTGGAGGCGTTTCACGATCTGCCTGAGACCCCGCGCAAGAACACCATCGCCGAGACCATCCGCGTGGGTGCGCCACAGCGGTTGGAGGACATTCTCAAGGCATTGCGCCGCAGCGGGGGCGATGCGGTCGCCGTCGAGGACAGCGACATCCTCAAGGCGGCGAAGAAGCTCAATCGGCGCGGCCTCTACGCCGAACTCACGGCGGCGGCGGCACTGGCGGGCGCACGCGCCTTTTTCGCGGACGGGATGCCTGACAACTACCGCACCGTCATCCCCGTGCCCGGCAGCGGACTGAAGCGATAGCCTATGCTGCACGCCATCATTGACATCGGGTCGAACACCATCCGCATGGCGGTCTATCGGATCGAGGGCCGCTCCTTTGAGTTGCTCTTAAAGCGCAAGCATACCGTCGGGCTTGCGGGCTACCTCGACCACGGACGGCTCGTGCGCGAGGGCATCGAAAAGACCGTCAAGATCCTGCGCGGATTCATGGACTTCATCGCGACGTTCGCCATCCCGCACGTCCATGCCTTTGCGACGGCGGCGCTGCGCTCCGCGAAAAACAGCCGCGCCGCGACCGAGGAGATCACGCGCCGCTCGGGCGTTCACATCCGCATCATCAGCGGCGCGGAGGAGGCGGCGTACGACTTTATCGGCGCGACCGCAAGCATCGCCCACGCAGACGGCATCATGGTGGACATCGGCGGCGGCAGCACCGAGATCATCCACTATCGCGCGCATGAGATGCGGGGACGGTGGAGTCTGCCCCTCGGCTCGCTCGCCCTGAGCAAGGCGTACGTTGCGGGGCTGCTCCCGACCTCTGCGGAGTGCGCGGAGATTTGCGCGGCGGTGGAACGCGTTTTGGATGATGCGTCCGACGTGCGCCGTCTGCGTGCCGCTCACATGGTCGGCATGGGCGGTGTGCTCAGCAGTGCGAGCCGTATGCACGGGCTGCTTTATCCCGAGGAAACACCGCGCCTCCTGCGCGTCGCGCATCTCCCCGCGATGATCGAGCGGTTCGGCAGCGGGCAGAAACTCAGCGAGTGCGATACCGCCGTCCTCCTGCGCTCCGCCCCCGACCGCCTCCACACCATCATCCCCGGCATGGTGATCGCCCATACCCTCGCTGACACCTTCGCCGCTGTGGACATCCTCTACAGCGACTCGGGCGTACGCGAGGGGTATATATGGAAGGAAATCATCGGGGTGGAGGAATGATAACGATTAAACAGCTGTGCACTTACTATGATACCGATATGGTTTTTATGACGGCGCATTCGGCGGAGCGGTTCAGACAGCGTGGGATTCGAGCAAGGGATGTGCGGAATGCAGTACATACGGGCGAAATCATCGAGCAGTATCCGAATGATTTCCCATATCCGAGTTGCCTTATATTAGGGAAAAGTTTGGATGGACGGCATATTCATGTCGTTATGAGTGACGAGGGGGCATCGAGCCGTATTATAACCGCCTACTTTCCTGATGTGGATAAGTGGAGTGAAGATTTCAAAACGAGAAGGGGGCAGAACGATGAACTGTCTAATTTGTAAGGACGGGACGATGAAAGAGGGCACAGGCACATACTTTGCCGCACTTGCACATTGCTACGTCATCATTGAAAATGTGCCCTGCTGTGTCTGCTCTCAATGCGGTGAAACCCTGTATTCTGCTTCCGTCATGGAGAAAATTGACGAGATCTTGGAGCGCATTGAGAAGATTGCGAGCAAGATCTTTATTATGGACTATCGGGATGCTGCTTAGGGAATCACTGATAAATTCAATATTTCCATCTTGATATGTCATTTTCCCGTATTTCGGCAGAAAATCCCCCACAGAGTGCCATTCTGTGGCTCGTTTTCCACCTTGTTTGGACGAAAAAGTCTATGATAAGCGGAAGGACTACATCTTATCAGCGATTCCTTTCCACAAAAAAACGCCCGCCCACGAATGTTTGCACGTTCGTGGGCGGGCGTTTTCGGCTGCTCCGGCAGAGGCAGGGGACTCCCAATTTTGGAAAGCACTGAGGTCAGCGCCTCCCGCGCAGCACCCCCATTGGGGGCTGCGGACGAATATATATCATTTGCAAGGGCGACGCGTGTTTTGGATTTTGGATGTGTGCGTGCGGACGGGGAATTGACGCGGCATATGTCTGCGGCAGGATGGTATACGGTGCTGTCTGCAGCCGCACCCTGCGTTAGGGGATGCCGTTCGGTGTTTTCGTGTTCGCGTTGTGCGCTGCGAAGCGCGACGGCGGTCTCTCCCGCCTGCCCCGCGTTTGTCCGTGCTGTGACACTGTCCGCAGGTGTCCGTTGACGGTGCGGGGGTGATTATACAGGATACAATGCTCAATGTTAATATGTAAAAAGAAAAGTTTTTTATTTATATGAAAATGGATGAAAACAAAACACGCCCCTCCAATTTCTCGGAGGAGCCTGTTATCGCATCAATCCATTTTTATCTGTGCAAGCATACGCATCTGATCGCGTTTGGCGTAGATGATATTCAGAATATAGACACGGTGGGAAGCATCGTCAATGCGATAGTATACGACAAAGTTCTTCACCGCAATTCTACGAATGCCGTACGACCCCCACGGTTCGTCGTCCACGCATTTATGACGCTCCGGCATGGTTGCGAGCGTTCCGATCTCTGTGCGGAGCATTCGGATATGGGTAAGTGCCGCATCGGGAGCGTGCAAAACATCTGCAATGTAGTCACATAGTTCTCTGAGGTCGTCGATGGCGTCGGGCGTCATGATGATCTCATAGATGTTCATCTCGTGAGACCTCGCTCTATTTCATCAAATACCTCTCCATAGGAACGCCCTGCTGCGGCAAGGCTCTGTGCATAGCTGTGTTCAAGTTTTACATTTCGTTCCTCTTTGCTCATTATATCATCCGTTCTTGGAACGCATACAGGTTTGCTGTTGGTATGAAATTCATCCGCGTGATGTTGTAATTGCGCTGTTGCCATGGCCGCTCCCTCCCTTTTCATAGTATAACATCAAACAAATACCTCTGCAACGAAGCTGCGCCCCTCCGACGATTCGGAGGGGCGTGTTCTATGCTGTATGCAAATATGCAAATGTCGAAATCCGCGTGCTCACTCCTCGGAGTCGCCCATCCACTCGTCGTCGAAGATGGGCGCGTCCTTGACGAGGTCGGTGATCTCCTGACGGGTCGCTTCGATCTCCTCGGGGGTGAGGATGGTGGTGAGCGGCCTAGCGAGCAGCGAGCCGATGTAGGCGATGTCCTGCTCCGCCATGCCGCGCGTGGTCGGGCTGGAGGTCGAAAGGCGCAGGGCGTGCAGGAAGAGCCCCGAGTTCATGGTGGGGACGCTGTCGGGTTTGACGCGGATCCCCATGCGTCCGATCGCCTTGACTGCCTCGCGCATATTGATGCCGGCGGCGGTGGAGGCGAGGACGAG of the Selenomonas dianae genome contains:
- a CDS encoding phosphoribosylaminoimidazolecarboxamide formyltransferase, translated to MNEIELKYGCNPNQTPARVYAEGGLPFTVLNGRPGYINLLDALNSWQLVRELRAMSGLPAAASFKHVSPAGAALGLPLSETLARATHAPQGDLSPVACAYVRARGADRMSSYGDFAAVSDVCDESLAEFLRGEVSDGIIAPGYTEKALEILKSKRKGSYLILQMDESYAPPALERKDVYGVTFEQQRNNVAITEECLSDRPTANKDIPDAARRDLLLALITLKYTQSNSVCYAVDGQAIGVGAGQQSRVHCTRLAGNKADIWQLRQSPQVLALPFREDIRRPDRDNAIDVYVAGDEDDYALLAADWQRLFTEKPAPFTRTEKRDFLRTIHGVSLGSDAFFPFGDNVERAHQSGVSYIAQSGGSIRDDNVIETCDKYGIAMAMTHIRLFHH
- a CDS encoding secretion protein HlyD, coding for MFCPVKETNRTHSRGYVEDLSTQRGRKRCTKMIGLNLSVLPLS
- a CDS encoding type II toxin-antitoxin system MqsA family antitoxin, whose product is MNCLICKDGTMKEGTGTYFAALAHCYVIIENVPCCVCSQCGETLYSASVMEKIDEILERIEKIASKIFIMDYRDAA
- a CDS encoding pyridoxal-phosphate dependent enzyme → MHFYCEHCKKEYPIATHSYLCECGGLFRLYRSAMDAGDRHEAVTLGETETPLLPLVIEGSRFYLKMEDRQPTGSFKDRGAKRLIGELAYLGIERVAIDSAGNAGAAVAAYAAAAGMACRVYVPDDISAERVRQITAYGAEVVRVPNGRMNAGSTLRAELGSDYYASHVYNPLFADGIKSMAHEIYHQLGDAVPDYIFVPIGNGSLLLGLYQGFAELGRLPHFVGVQSTKCAPVVEAFHDLPETPRKNTIAETIRVGAPQRLEDILKALRRSGGDAVAVEDSDILKAAKKLNRRGLYAELTAAAALAGARAFFADGMPDNYRTVIPVPGSGLKR
- a CDS encoding phosphoethanolamine transferase, with protein sequence MNLSTERANEWIRAAAAAGVYFLTLIACYINMGQDMGAEYFLPALLPVLAVLMLMQYGTGVPLFSRGMIGAMVPGLLWCVTFPLLYVWTYQRDWYRSLIFYDFLIGTAQMLMLAALGGVLFHLGRKRLTAALLSVIGFLMALIPLTQIAYYMTVWHALSPASLMALYLTNWHEAGDYIESTVGVLPAVLVVLVLLLLIYLSYRSYLVFARRIYPSAEGSRMGSLVFVMLVAAGVHITLIPECSIAGLYNDVTTYVEETQSYGLHQDERYASLIIDMENTLAARAPGTVIFVIGESASRNYMHYYTPSFPYENTPWMEQMAAEREGFYVYPHTYSCWTQTVPVLERALTEKSQYNDKEFFESASLLDVAKKIGYHTYWFSNQGRYGQFDSAITMVAKTADVAEWTDDSYTFTTKFDETLLPYLTRIDPHENNFIVLHLMGSHIYYNNRYPDEWAKFAAEDGESAMTSAPSYANSILYTDYILSQIFSYAEKNLNLRAMVYFSDHGENLKISHNPDVFSFDMVRIPFFIYLSPEYRAALPNRAATLAGRRDAYFTNDMMYDTVCGLLGAPNNRYDPRQDFSSPAYGFTRETLTTMFGNHALTEDTTDEGMKAEGKAQ
- a CDS encoding menaquinone biosynthesis protein produces the protein MVPRLGHIAFLNVLPLTYALAHGAAEGLDVLRATPAQLNGRLEARNLDVSGVSSITYARHADDLLVLPDVCIASDGDVRSVILVSRVPAEQIKNARVLLSDKSASSHALLKIILRRAYDAAPQYETRALVPSDPVPEGAAGALFIGDDALELYHHPPEGVYIYDLAQEWKRLTGARMVFGIWAAARAFAEAHPAALQMVHARIVRAFRDWNAVKEEAITEVLADGRFTRAQLREYLGSAVVWRLDAATLAGLRLFYQYAAEDGLVDRAPAIVLARV
- a CDS encoding peptidoglycan-binding protein → MVRKLLLAAQKIMWKVRLRRPLRRVQGALTVGTMLAVTALPALHAPAAAAHILVKEGMRGAVVQHVQELLIQGGYLDGAADGVAGPLTRTAIEDCQKAHGLTVDGICGAATYRVLSGGAEYDPVALGIHEERTEQTVSRGGGRALYVSATAYSAHDPGNGNHTATGTLVRRGVIAVDPAVIPLGTRVFIPGYGEAVAEDIGYAISGNCIDVAFDTHAEALMFGRQNLEIFIME
- a CDS encoding Ppx/GppA phosphatase family protein; protein product: MLHAIIDIGSNTIRMAVYRIEGRSFELLLKRKHTVGLAGYLDHGRLVREGIEKTVKILRGFMDFIATFAIPHVHAFATAALRSAKNSRAATEEITRRSGVHIRIISGAEEAAYDFIGATASIAHADGIMVDIGGGSTEIIHYRAHEMRGRWSLPLGSLALSKAYVAGLLPTSAECAEICAAVERVLDDASDVRRLRAAHMVGMGGVLSSASRMHGLLYPEETPRLLRVAHLPAMIERFGSGQKLSECDTAVLLRSAPDRLHTIIPGMVIAHTLADTFAAVDILYSDSGVREGYIWKEIIGVEE
- a CDS encoding type II toxin-antitoxin system RelE/ParE family toxin, which encodes MNIYEIIMTPDAIDDLRELCDYIADVLHAPDAALTHIRMLRTEIGTLATMPERHKCVDDEPWGSYGIRRIAVKNFVVYYRIDDASHRVYILNIIYAKRDQMRMLAQIKMD
- a CDS encoding DUF4258 domain-containing protein, producing MITIKQLCTYYDTDMVFMTAHSAERFRQRGIRARDVRNAVHTGEIIEQYPNDFPYPSCLILGKSLDGRHIHVVMSDEGASSRIITAYFPDVDKWSEDFKTRRGQNDELSNL